The Phycisphaeraceae bacterium genome segment GTGGGCGGCCTGGGCATCATCCGGCGTGGCGGTGCGGCCCGTGCCGATGGCCCAGACCGGCTCGTAGGCGATGATGACCTGCCGCGTGGCCTGCTCGGGCGGCACGCCTTCCAGCCCGGCCCGCAGTTGACGCAGGTTGATGGCGTCCGTTTCGCCCCGCTCGCGCTGCTCCAGCGTCTCGCCGATGCACAGCACCACCCACAACGCGCCATCCAGCGCGGCGAGGGTCTTGCGGTTCACCAGATCATCATCCTCGCCGAGAATGTGCCGCCGCTCGCTGTGGCCGGTGAGCACCACGTTGACGCTCAGGTCGGTGAGCATGTCCACGCTCACCTCGCCAGTATACGCGCCGTCGGGTTCGTGGTAGACATCCTGGGCGCCCAGGATGACCCCGCCGTGGCCCAGCGCCTTGCCCACAGGCAGCAGGTAGGGAAAGGGGGGGAAGAGCGCCACATCCACGTGCTGAATCAGTTCGGCGCAGCCCGCGTTCACGTCGTCGGCGAGCTCCACCGCCGAGGCCAGGTCGGTGTTCATCTTCCAGTTTCCGCCCACGAAGGGCATACGATGCGGCATGGCTGGTGTTCCTTGCGGGGAGTACGCCTGAGCGCCGGGAGGTGACGATACGAGTGCCCGCGCCGACTGACCAGCCGAGGCGGAAGTGATCGAACCACGCCACCGGAATCGCTCTTGTGACAGCATCCACCGACCAAGCGCCTTGCTGCACCGTTCGCTGCATCGTACTCTGTGCGCTGCCGTTTCTCATCGTGGGCGTGCTGACGGCGATGTACCTGATTGCGCCGCGCTTCTACCTGACATACATCATCGAGGAGGCCAATCGCGAGCACGGGGCGGTGGAGATCGTGACGTTCTCCTCGGCGATACTGGGGGGGCTGTTGCTCCTGGGCGCGGGGTGGCGCCTGTTCGGGCGCGAGGGGCGGCGCCTCACGCCCCGCAGCGGGGCGGCCATCGTGGGCGTGGTGGGGTTGGCGGGCGTGTTCTTCGCCGGCGAGGAAGTCTCGTGGGGTCAGACGTGGTTCAAGTGGAAGACGCCGCCGGCCATCCGTGAGCACACCATCGAGACCAACCTGCACAACACCGACATTCCCGTGCAGGCCATGGGCAGCGTGTTCATCGCGGGCGTGTTCTTCGGTCTGCCGCTGGCGTGGCGTCTGCGCCGCGGGTGGCTGCCGGAGCGGTGGGGCGCGGCCATTCCCGCGGCGCCGGAAATCACCACCGTTGCGGTCGGGTTCGCGTGGAAGGAAGTGAAGACGGTGGCCAAGTTCTTCATCGCCGAGGAGGATCGGTTGACGACGCCCGTCTGGCGTGACTTCCTTGACCAGTTCAATGAGCACAAGGAGATGCTCATCGCCATCGGGCTGCTGATGTACGGCGTGTCACGGTGGCGGGCGCTGAGGTCGGGCGGGTGAATGGGCGGCGCGACATGGGTGGCGCGACGCTCCACCTGGCGCGTCTGCGCGATTCCCCGCACTTCAACGGAAGCAATACAGCGCCTGCTGGGTGCGCACGAAGAGACAGCCGTCCGCGATGGCGGGCGTGGACCAGATGTCGCCTTCGACTTCGACCTCGGAGAGCAACTCCCAGTCTCTCCCGGCCCGCAGCAGTTTCACCGACCCCCCGCGACCAGCCAGAACCAGGCGCCCTCCCGCCGCGACGGGCGAAGCGGCGTAGGCGTCGGTCGCGCCGGTGCGGTCCTGCTTGAGGACCTCGCCGTTCTGAGGGTTGAGGGCGGTGAGCAGGCCGCCATCCTTGATGAGGTAGAGCACTCCGTCGTAGAGCAGGGGCGATGGCATGTCGGGCATGCCGCGCCGGTTGGTGTACGTCCATTCCACGTGGCTGTCCGACACGTCGCCCTCGCCGCCCAGGCGGATGGCGAAGACGCCGCCGGTGGCCGTCTGGCGCTTGAGGGCCATGGCCCACTCCGATCCGTCCATGAAGGTGTCGTTGTCCAGGTCGTAGAGGAACCAGAGTTCCTTGAGGGCGGGGAACTCGAACTCATCGACGACGAGTTTCCCGTCCGCGTTCCTGTCGCGCGCGGCGAGGGATTCCTCCCACGTGCCGCTCAGCTTGGGCGCGCCGAACTCATTGGGCGCGCCGAACGCCGCGTGGATGAAGACGTGCGAGTGGTTCTCGTCCATCACGGGAACAGTCTTGGTCTGCCACGCCATGCCGTTCACCCACCAGAGTTTTTCGCCGGTCTTGACGTCGTAGGAAACCGTCTCGAACGAGCCCGCGACGATGACCTGCTCCGGGCCGTCCTTGGGTCGCGCGATGGCGGGCGTGGCGTAGCTGTGCGCGAAGCCGGGCCGCTCCGCCCGCCAGCGCGGCTCGCCGGTGAGCGCATCCAGCGCCGCGACGTGCGAATCGGTGTCCTGGTCGCATTGCACGATCACCAGCCCACAGGCCAGCACCGGCGATGACGACATGCCGTGCGGCACGTTGAACGGCGCCATCTCGCGCTTCCACAGTTCTCTGCCCGACAGGTCATAGCAGACCAATCCGAAATGCTCGTAGAGCACGTACAGGCGCTCGCCGTCGCTGGCGGGCGTGGATGACACCGGCGAGTTGGGCGTGCCACGCTTGGCCGGCAGGGGCGTGGGGGCCTCGACGCGCCACATCGGCTCGCCGGTGGCGCGGCTGAGGGCCAGGGTGAACGACTTGCCGTCCGCGTGCGTGGTGAGGATGACCATGTCACCCACCACGACCGGGGAGGAGTACCCCTTGTCGATCTCGCGCTTCCACAGCAGGTGGCTGTCGAGGTCCAGTGCCTCGGGCAGCGTGGATTCCGTCACCCCCGACCCGTTGGGGCCGCGAAAGCCCGGCCAGCCGGGCTCGGCCGCCGCGCCCGCGAGCATGGCGCAGCCCGCGAAGCCAAGGAGCACGGAGACGAACCGTACAGTGGAAGCGGCCGACGACGAAGAGGAGCGTGGCATGTGGAACAGCACCCCGCGTGAGGTTGGGCGGATGGACGATGCAGGGTGTATGAGCGGGGAAGGGCGCGGTTGCGGGAGGCATTCAAAGGATGGCGGCATGACACCCCGATCCTCAAGGCGTTGAGCCGCGAGGATCGAATCGGTGCAAGGACGCACCGGCTTGCGGAGGGGTGGCGCGACGCTCCGCGTCGTGCATCCTCACTGGTCATCAATCGGGCTGGTATCCGGCACGGTGATCTCACCGGGCGGCTGGTCGTCGCCCTCATCATCCTCGCCGCCGCGCGGCGTGCCCAGCCCCTCGGGACGGGGAGGTACGGGGCGGCTGACCCACTTGAGTTCGCCCTTGAGCGCGGGAATGACCGCCTTCTGAGCGAGGATCGCCGTCAACCGCCTGGCTCCGTGGACGTTGAGGTGCGAGAGGTCGCGGAAGACCGTCTCATCGAACGTCTCGCCGAGATCCTCGATGTGGAGATATGGGGCACGGTACTTGTTCGTCAGCCGCTGGGCGATGCGGCGCATCTGCTCCAGCGTGCCGCGGGGGTAGTTGCGGCGGAGAGTTTCGGAGAGCGGCACCTCGTACACGATGATGGTCACGCCCGCGTCCCGGCACTGTGACAGGATCGACTCGAAGCGCCGCGACGCCTCGCCCCCAAGCGGATGGCGGTTGCCCTGCATGCGAGGACGCAGGTAGCGTTGCACGAAGGCGTCTCTCACCGGGTGATCCGCCAGCCGCCGGTCGGGTTCATCCACCTGCTGGAAGGTCAGGTCGCCCGCGATAGGGTTGGAGTGGATCGATTCCCAGCCGAGCAGAGCCCGCAATCTGATCCACGCGATGTCGCGGTAGGCGTAGAGGCGGCACCACCGGCCGGCTTCGTTGTGCATGGCCATCGCCCGCAACCGACGGGCGGCGTTCGCCGGCAGGGTGGCGGCCTCGCGTTCCCAGTCGTCCAGCGTCCACAGCCGCCCGGCGTGACGCGCCGCCGCCGCCTTGGTGGAAAGTTGCAGCGGCGAGATGCCGTAGAGGATCAACTTCGGCTTTCGCCGCTGGGAGAGCAGCACGCGGACGATGGAATCGACTTCATCTGCGCCGGCGGCCGGTGATGCGTAGTTGCCCACGGTCACGGTCCGCCCCAGGGCGGCCTCGCAGGCGGCGCGCAGGTCAGGGGCGGCGATCGACTCCCGTGCACGGCTGGAGCCCACGACCGCCACCTCCGCCGGGCCGTCCTTCTCGATGAAGTGCCGCACCGCCGGGTAGGTGCTGTCGCCCGCGTTGACGTAGGGAATCACCCAGCGCGACGGCGCCACGCGCACCGCGCCTTCGCACGCCAGGACCACCAGCAGCGCGGCGACCAGCGCCCACGGTGCGGCGCCCACGTCGAAGGGCTGCTCAGAACTGGAAGTAGATGAACGGGGATTCACCGAATGCTCCAAACAGCACGAAGCCCAGCATCAATGCCGCGTACACCGCCGCCCGCGCCGCCAGCGGCCAGCGGAAGACGATCATCAGGTCGCGCGAGCGGTACTGGATGAACTGTACGACGAAGAGGAAGATCATCAGCGCCGCCAGCGAGATGCCGCCGCTCGGTCCCATCAGATCCACCTGGCTGCCCAGGTCAGTGAACATGGCCCTGGCCATCGCCCACAACTGGTCCATCGACCGGGCGCGGAAGAGCAGCCAGCCCAGGCACGTCAGGTGGAAGAAGAAGACGATCATGATGACCTTCCACAGGTCGCGCATCCACTTCGCCTTGAAGGCGTACCAGCGCTCGAAATGTCCCTGCAGCATGCGGTGGATCGCCAGCAGCCCGCCGTGATAGATGCCCCAGAGTACGAACGTCCATGCCGCCCCGTGCCACAGCCCGCCGAGCACCATGGTGGCCATCAGGTTGACGTAGGTGCGCACCGGTCCCTTGCGGTTGCCTCCAAGCGGGATGTAGAGGTAGTCCCGCAGCCACGTCGAAAGCGAAATGTGCCAGCGCCGCCAGAAGTCGCTGGGATTGACCGCGAAGTAGGGCAGGTTGAAGTTGAGCATCAGGTCGAAGCCCATCATCCGGGCCGTGCCCCGCGCGATGTCGGAATAGGCGGAGAAGTCGCAGTAGATCTGGATGGCGAAGGCGTAGACGCCCAGCCACGCGGTGAAGCCCGCGCCTTCAGGCGGCTTGTCGCCCGCGAAGGCGGCGAACACACTGTCGCAAATCAGCGCCGCGTTGTCCGCCAGCACCACCTTCTTGAACATTCCCCACCCCAGCAGCCAGAAGCCCGTGTACACGTGCCACCGCGTGATGGGCAGCACGCGAGACATCTGCGGCAGCAGGTGGCTGGCGCGCTCGATCGGCCCCGCCACCAGTTGCGGGAAGAACGCCACGTAGAGCGCGAAGGAGAGCAGGTTGCGCTCCGCGCCCATCTGACCCCGGTACACGTCGATGGTGTATGAGAGCGTCTGGAAGGTGTAGAACGAGATGCCCACCGGCAGCACGATCTCCAGCACGTGGGGATGGGCTTCGATGCCGAACCGCTGCAGCACCTCCACCGCGCTGGTGACGAAGAAGCCGTAGTACTTGAAGAAGCCCAGCAGCCCCAGGTTGGCGACCAGAGAGGCCAGCAGGAAGGCCCGTCTGCGCCCCGCTTCGCCCAGCCGGAACATGCCCTCGTTGATGAATGGCCAGAGCAGCGCGACGACATAGCAGGCGATGATCGCCGGGCGCGCCCCCGTGTGCGATGGCCAGAGAATGTTGCCGAGCGACCAGTCGTATGTTCCGGCGCGCACCGACTCCCAGTTCACACCGACCAGCGCCAGACCCGACAGCACCAGCAACGCCGAGATGCCCGCGCGCCTGAGCCACGAGAGCCGCTCGCCAACAATGCCCAAGGCGGCCACGTAGTCGATCGCCGTGCTCAGGTAGATGAGCACCAGGAACTTCGCGTCCCAGTAGCCGTAGAAGTAGTACGACGCCCCCAGCAGCAGCACGTTGCGCCCGGTGATCCACCGGCGCAGCAGCAGCGTAAGCGCGTACACCACGACGAAGAAGACGACGAACTCGAAGCTCTTGAAGTTCAAGGGGCGGCGGATTCCGTCGTCTGAATGGCTGGGATGCGGCGCACGAGATTGGGAACCTGCGATCGGTGAACCTATCGAGCGGGGGGAAGGTCGTCAACCGGTGGAGCAGTTCACGTCGCTCGCCGGGGCGGATTGATCCAGCCGCTCCGTTCGTCGAACTCGACCGGCGAAGCGGACCACGTGGTCGTACCCCGCTTCGCGAAGTCGTTCAGCCCCCCGATCAAAGTCCCGCAGCAGATCCGCCGGCTTGTGCGCGTCGGCGGCCAGCATGGTCTCAATGCCGCGTTCACGACACGCGCGGAGCAGGTCCAATGATGGATACGCATCCGCGCAGGGCTTGCTCCACCCGGCGGTGTTGAGTTCCACCGCCAGCCCGTGCTCGGCGATGGCGTCCAGGGCGGGCTCGATCACGTCCCACGGCTGGGCGCGCGGGAGATGGCCGAACTTCTTGGGCAGATCGAGGTGGGCCACGATGTCCACCAGCCCGCTGCGGGCCATGCGGGCGAGCCGCTCCCAGTAGCCGCGGTGGAGGGCGTCGATGTCGTCCTGGGTGAGTTTACCCCAGCGCGAGGGGACGCCGTCCACCGGGAAATCACCAACGAAGTGGACGCTTCCAAGGACATAGTCAAAGGGATGCGCCGCCACCGCCCGCGCGAGGACCGACTCATGGCCATCGAACCAGTCCAGTTCCAGTCCGAGGCGCACGACGATGTCGCAACGGCTCATCTCAGCGCGAACGGCCTCCACGTAGTGAGTCAGTTGATCGGGCTTCATGCTCCACGGCACAACCCGCCCCCCGGGGTGGAGCGTCAAGTGGTCGGACAGGCCGACCTCGCTGACGCCCATCGCGGCGGCGGCGTCGATCATCTCCTTCACCGACGCCTTGCCGTCGCTGAAAGTCGAGTGATTGTGGTACGTGACGACCATGAGCGATGGTAGGAGGGAGATCTGGTGAGTCCCGTTCAGACCCGCGCCCCGCGCGAGAAGCGGTGCAGGCACACCGCCGCCGCCACGCCCACGTTGAGCGAATCCACGCCCGGCGCCATGGGGATGCGCGCCGCATCATCGCAGGCCGCGATGGTCTGCGGGGTCAGTCCCGACTGCTCTGAGCCGACGATCAGCCCCACCCGCCGCGGCGCGTTGATGGCGTCTATCGACCGGGCCTGTCCGCCCGTCGCGGCGGCGATCAGCGTCACGCCCCACTCGCGCCGCAGTCGCTGCAGGTCGCCAAGCCAGTCCGTCGAGCGCGCCCAGGGCGTGGTCAGTACGTGGCCGATCGACACACGCACGCTCTTGCGGTAGAGCGGGTCGTGGCATCGCGGGCTGAGGATGACCGCATCCACCCCGAACGCCGCCGCGTTGCGGAAGAGCAGCCCGATGTTGTCGATGTTGGTGATGTCCTCGCACAGCAGCAAAGTGAGATGATCCCGCCCGCGCGGCACAACGTGGTCAAGCGTGCGTTCGCTGGCGGGCGGGCGATGGCCCACCGCGATGACGCCTCGGTGAATCGGGAAACCCGCCACCCGCTCGATCGCCGCGGGCGACACCACGTACACCGGAACGGGCGCGGCGGCGGGGGGCTGCGACGGCGCTGCGGCGGCGCGCCCGATCTCATCCACGTGGGCCGCCGTCGTCATGATCGACTTCGTCATGCCGGGTATCGCGAGCATCTTGGCCACCGTCTTGGCCTGCTCACCCATGAACAGCCCCGGCCGCCCGGATTCACCCTTCAGATCGCGGTCGCGGATGTGCCGATAGTCCTCCAGCCGCGGGTCGGCGGGGTCGTCGATGGGGATGAACTCGAGACGAGGCGATTGTCGCACGATGCAGGATAGCTTGAACGATGGTGTGCCACGGCTCGGTGAGCCGCGCTGATCTTCTGAGACGGGAGATCGTGTGTAGAGTGACCGGCTGCCGGGAGATCGCGACACGCCCAGGCATTGAGGAATGAGCATGATCGGTCGTTTCGTCACTGCGGCTGTCTGGGTGGCGCTGGTCGCTGACCCGCCCGCGTTCATTCATGAGCCGGTCGAATCGTACGAGGAGCGAACGGTTCACGGCTTCCGCGTGCTGGTGAGCGCGGCGGCGCGGGCCAACCCCGACACCACCGACCCGGCCCTGCGCGTGCTGGAGGCCCAACTCGCGGCAGTGGTTGAAGTGATCCCGCCCAAGGCGCTGGGAACGCTGCGGACGATCCCCGTATGGGTGGAGCACATGAACCCCGACCGTCCCTGTGCGTGCTACCACGTCAGCGCGCGGTGGCTCACCGCCAACGGGTACCTCGCCCAGAAGGAGCGTTCGGTCGAGATCTCCAACCCGGTCAACTTCGTGCGGTGGGTTGAGCGCACCCAGCCGTGGATGACGCTGCACGAACTGGCCCACGGCTATCACGACATCGTGTTCGGCTACGGCGATGCGTCGATCCGCGCTGTGTTCGAGAAGGCCCGCGACGCCGGGCTGTATCAGCGCGTCGCCTACATCCACGGCGGCGAGCAGCGCCACTACGCGCTCACGAACCAGATGGAGTATTTCGCCGAATTGACCGAGGCGTACTTCGGCAGGAACGACTTCTACCCGTTTACACGCGAGGAGCTGCGCGAGTACGACCCGGACGGCTTCGCCATGATCGAGCGCTGCTGGGGCGTGCGCGAGGGCAGGCCAGTGGAGTCGGTTGGTGATCGGACCTCAGCACTGCCCGAGGGGTTCGAGCGGCGATGGGGCGTGCCGGTGCGGCGACCGACGCGCTGAGTGCGATCTGTGTGTGGTCAGTGGTCGGACGAAGATGTCGCGGCCAAAGAATTGGAGTCACAGGCGAGACGCCTGTGTCACTATTGATGAGCCGATCCCGGCTCAGTTGTGAATCATCCGACCCTCGGTGGCCAGGGCCGCCTCGTGGATGCTCTCGGCCATGGTCGGGTGGGCGTGGACGGTGGAGATGATGTCCTCCGCCGTGGCTTCCAGCCGCTTGGCCAGTCCGAGTTCGGCGATGAGTTCGCTGGCGTCCTCGCCGATGATGTGGGCGCCGAGGATCTCGCCGTACTTCTTGGTGGTGATGATCTTCACCAGGCCGTCCGCCGCACCCACCGCGATGGCCTTGCCGTGCGCCTTGAGCGAGTACTTGCCCACGTTGTACTCGATGCCCTTCTCCTTGACCGCCCGCTCGGTGAGCCCGATGGAGGCGATCTGCGGGTTGCAGTAGGTGCAGCCGGGAATGGCGTCGTAGTCGATGCCGATAGTGTGGTGGCCGAACATGCGCTCCACCGCCACGACGGCTTCCTCCGAGCCCTTGTGGGCGAGCGCGGGCGGGCCGATCACGTCGCCGACGGCGTAGATTCCCGGCACGCTGGTCTGATACGTGGGCTCCTTGGCGGTGCGGTAGTCGGTCTTGATGCAGCCCTTCTCGATCTGGATGCCCAGTTTGTCGCTGAACAGTCCATCGAAGCGGGCCGCCACGCCCACGGCCACCAGCACCACGTCCGCGTCGATGGTCTGCGTCTTCTTCTCGTCCTTCACATCGACGATGGTGACCTTGGCGCCGCCCTTGGACTTCACATCCACGGCCTTCACGGTGTGGCCCACGTGGAAGGTGATACCCTGCTTCTCGAACGCGCGCTGGGCGAGTTTGCTGATCTCATCATCCTCCACCGGCAGGATGCGATCGACCATCTCGACCACCGTCACCTTGGTGCCGAAGGCGTTGTAGAAGTAGGCGAATTCCATGCCGATGGCGCCCGAGCCGATGATGACCATGTGCCTGGGCTGGTCGGGCAGGATCATCGCGTGATACGAGGACACGATGGTCTTGCCGTCGAACTTGGCGAAGGGCAGCTCGCGCGGGGCCGCGCCGGTGGCGATCAGCACGCGGTCGGCGGTGAGCGTCTTCTTGAGATCCTTCCCGGTGCCGTGGTAGTAGTTGTCGTCGGGTGTGCGTACTTCGACTGTGCAGGGCTTGCCGCCTGTCTTTCCGGAGACGATGGTGGCGTGCCCCTCGTGGTGATCGATCTTGTTCTTCTTGAACAGGAAGGCCACGCCCTTGTTGAGCTGGTCGGTGACGCCGCGGGAGCGCTTGATGATCGTCTCCCAGTTGACCTTCACGTTGTCGAATTCGATGCCCCATTCCTTGCCGTGCTTGACGGCCTCGGTGTAGAGCTCGGCGTTATGCAGCAGGGCCTTGCTGGGGATGCAGCCCCAGTTGAGGCAGACGCCGCCCAGGCGGTTGCGCTCCACGCAGGCGACTTTTTTGCCCAACTGGGCGGCCCGGATGGCGCCCACGTACCCCGCGGGACCGGCGCCGATGACGATGAGGTCGTAGTGCGTGCTGTCTGCCACGGTTGATTCCTCGCAGCGATGTGAATGGTGGGCGGGATTGTAGCGGCGGAGCGCGGGGGGACGAGGGGTCACTCGCGCTCGCGCGGTCTCAGGGCGCGGTCCCGATGGCGAGGCGCGCGCATGAGCAACGGCTCGGTCGCGGGGTCCGCCGATCTGAACTCCCGCCTGGGGCGACCTACCCTTGGGCTCCCGGCCGCTCGGTGCGACCGACACCCAGGGTCCGCCATGCCCATTCTTGCGCTCAAACGATACCTGCGACGATGGCGTCTCAAGCGTCACGGCGTGTTCGAGGAGATCGAGGTCAATCGCCTCGCGCTGGCGTATGAGCACGGCGGCTGGATGATCTGCCCGGACGGCATCGGGCCGGACAGCGTCGTCTATTCCTTCGGCGTGGGCACCAACGTGGCGTGGGATCTGGCCATGATCGAGCGCTTCGGCTGCACCATTCACGCCTTCGACCCCACGCCGCGCAGCGTGCAGTGGGTTCGGTCGCAGCAGCTGCCCGGTCAGTTTCGGTTTCATGACCTGGGCATCGCCAACGTGGATGGCGAGAAGGCGTTCTTTCCCCCGCGCCGGGCGAGTTCGACCAACTATTCACCCATCGACCGCGGGCAGGCCTTCGACGGCAAGGAAGTGGTGAAAGCGCCGGTCGCCCGTCTGGCGACGATCATGCAGCGCCTGGGCCACGATCGGCTCGATCTGCTGAAGATGGACATTGAGGGCGGAGAGTACGACGTGATCGACGACATGCTCGCCAGCGATCTGGACGTGCGGCAGTTCATCGTGGAATTTCACCACAACTTCCGCACTGTCCCGCTGCAGCGCACGCTGGACGCGGTGGCGGGGCTTCGCAGGGCGGGGTTCCGGCTCTTCCACGTGTCGGATCGGAGCTACGAGATGTCGTTCATCCGCGGGGTGGCCTGACCGGGTAGAATCCATTGCTTGTGGACGGGCCTGCGGGGTCGCTGGGGGGGGACTGGGAGGTTCCCGTGCAGACCCACAAACGACATCATTCCACGCATGAGTTCATTTGCGAGCGTTTCGGTTCTCCCGAAGCCGCGGAGAAGTACGCCGCCGCGCAGGTGGGCACGGCGATGCATCGGCGCGAGGTGCGCTGCATCAAGCGCGTGCTGGGCGATCTGCCGGCGGGCGCCGCGGTGCTTGATCTGCCGTGCGGGACGGGTCGGCTGCTGCCCGCTCTCCTTCGGCGCGGGTATCGGGTGACGGAGGCGGATTCCTCGCCTCACATGGTGGAGAAGGCGAAGGAGACGCTCGCCCGCATCGGGGGCCGCGAAGAGCAGGTGCGATATATCGTGGCCGACGCCCTGAGCACGGGGCTGCCCGACCGCTCCTTTGACGCGGTCATCTGCAACCGACTGCTGCATCATTTTCCCGATTCGCAGACGCGGCGTCGCGTGCTGGCGGAACTGGCCCGCGTGGCGCGGGGACGAATCGTGGTGTCGTTCTTCTGCAGCGCGGCGTGGGATTCCGCGGTCTTCTTCGCACGCAATGCCCTGCGGCGCGTGCACCCGGATGACCGAGTGCCGATCTCGTACTCGACGATGTCGGCGGACGCGCGGGCCGTCGGGCTGCGTGTGGCTCGTGTGGCGGCCGTGCGGCCCGGCATCTCGAAGCAATGGTATCTCGGGCTGGAGCACGCCGAGGCGATGACCATGCTCAAGGCCGGATGAGCGCGGGAATCTCCCGGTCCGCATCAGGGTGGCGGCGTCGCAGCCGCGCCACGTCGAAGGTGGATTCGATCTCCGCCGCCGGCTCGCGCGACAGGGCGAAGGCGAGCGCGGCCCGCGCCACCGCCTCGGGGGCGACCGTGCCATCCGGGCACCACAGGTTGTAGTCCGCCCAGGCCAGCCGCATGGTGAACGGCCAGGCGCGGCCTCGCGGGTCGGTGGCGCGGGCCTCGAACGTCCAGCCGGCGCCCTGCTCGGTTTCGCGGAGGATCTCGATGCGCACGCGGGAGTGTACGCGGCGCGGAACCGGCGGCGGCTTCGTCGGTATACACCCACCCGACCCGGCGACCGGGCGCGAAGTCGTCGCGGCACGGGGCCTACACTGAACCCGCGGGCACGACGCCTGCCCGGTTCACCGCCCGATTCTCGTCGCCATCACCCGTTCACCCGTTCCACGACGCTGGTCATGACCTTTCTGCTCGAGATCATCCGGCTCGGACTGAGCAACCTGCGGCTGCACAAGCTGCGGTCGCTGCTCACGTCGCTGGGCATCATCCTGGGTGTGGCGGCGGTGATTTTGATGGTCTCGATCGGCGAAGGCAACAAGCAGGCCGCCCTGCGCAGCATCCAGGCGCTGGGGGCTTCCAACATCATCGTGCGCTCCGCCAAGCCGGCCCAGTCCAATACCTTCGCGTCGGGGCAGATGTCGATGGTGGTGAAGTACGGGCTGTCGTTCGCCGACTTTCGGCGCATCGAGCACAACTTTCCGGACGCGGAAGCAATCGTTCCGCTCAAGGCGGTGGCCTCGGAGGTCTCGTACAGCTCACAGCGCGACGTGAGCCAGGTGTTCGGTACGACGCCGCAGCTGATCGGCGTGACCAACCTGCGGCTCGAGCCGGGCAGTCGCTACCTGACCGACGAGGACATGGCGTCACGGGCGCCCGTGGCGGTGATCGGGTCGGAGATCGCCAAGAAGCTCTTCCGGCTGGATGAACCGATCGGGGCGGAGTTCCGCAT includes the following:
- a CDS encoding class I SAM-dependent methyltransferase — protein: MQTHKRHHSTHEFICERFGSPEAAEKYAAAQVGTAMHRREVRCIKRVLGDLPAGAAVLDLPCGTGRLLPALLRRGYRVTEADSSPHMVEKAKETLARIGGREEQVRYIVADALSTGLPDRSFDAVICNRLLHHFPDSQTRRRVLAELARVARGRIVVSFFCSAAWDSAVFFARNALRRVHPDDRVPISYSTMSADARAVGLRVARVAAVRPGISKQWYLGLEHAEAMTMLKAG